In Staphylococcus saccharolyticus, one genomic interval encodes:
- a CDS encoding YceD family protein, with amino-acid sequence MKWSITQLRKYQGKLFEFNQKVNFEHLKESLDLIDLSEINVEGQLTVKSNEVIADMHVTGMYTMPCARTLEPVNVPLDVTTSEVFDLEGYDDYNDDDDQDDEHYHRVTDGMINIKDIAEELVIIEKPMRAYSEHSDQMLTEGNGWEVIDEDQLAEAQQEQDSEHKKVDPRLQKLQQLYDKEQ; translated from the coding sequence ATGAAATGGTCAATAACACAGTTAAGAAAGTATCAAGGTAAGCTATTTGAGTTTAATCAAAAGGTGAATTTTGAACATTTAAAAGAATCATTAGATTTAATTGATCTCTCAGAAATAAATGTTGAAGGCCAATTAACTGTTAAATCTAATGAAGTTATCGCAGATATGCATGTGACCGGTATGTATACCATGCCTTGTGCACGTACATTAGAACCGGTAAATGTGCCACTTGATGTGACGACTTCAGAAGTATTTGATTTAGAAGGCTATGATGATTATAACGATGATGACGATCAAGATGATGAGCATTATCATCGCGTCACAGACGGTATGATTAATATTAAGGACATTGCTGAAGAGCTTGTAATTATTGAAAAGCCTATGCGTGCCTATTCTGAACATAGTGATCAAATGTTAACAGAAGGTAATGGTTGGGAAGTCATTGACGAAGATCAATTGGCTGAAGCTCAACAAGAACAAGATTCTGAACATAAAAAAGTTGATCCAAGGCTTCAGAAATTACAACAATTATACGATAAAGAGCAATAG